A window from bacterium encodes these proteins:
- a CDS encoding CoA pyrophosphatase, with translation MYAAFAHYQSRRFSDPSRTESAVLVPVCLDPEGDFLLYGVRSEHYGTHRGQVCFPGGKRSPEDVDLIATALREAHEEIGLDPGAVEVLGVLDDVITPSGFTITPVVGRIAMPYPFSANPDELSRLIRVPIASLLDPARIPLVPDPDAPAWVRDAFDADGARVWGATARITRQFVDRLREGMAPPSPDGPTGR, from the coding sequence GTGTACGCGGCCTTCGCGCACTACCAGTCCCGCCGCTTCTCGGACCCCAGCCGGACCGAGTCGGCGGTGCTGGTGCCCGTTTGCCTCGATCCAGAAGGGGATTTCCTGCTCTATGGCGTGCGTTCCGAGCACTACGGGACGCACCGGGGGCAGGTCTGCTTTCCCGGAGGCAAGCGATCGCCCGAGGACGTGGACCTCATCGCCACGGCCCTGCGCGAGGCTCACGAAGAGATCGGCCTCGACCCCGGGGCGGTCGAAGTCCTGGGGGTGCTCGACGACGTGATCACCCCCAGCGGCTTCACCATCACGCCGGTGGTCGGCCGGATCGCCATGCCCTACCCCTTCTCGGCCAATCCCGACGAGCTGTCGCGGCTCATCCGGGTGCCGATCGCCTCGCTCTTGGACCCGGCCCGGATCCCGCTCGTGCCCGATCCGGACGCCCCCGCCTGGGTGCGCGACGCCTTCGACGCCGACGGGGCAAGAGTCTGGGGGGCCACCGCCCGGATCACCCGTCAGTTCGTCGACCGCTTGCGCGAGGGAATGGCGCCGCCCTCCCCGGATGGCCCGACTGGGCGCTGA
- a CDS encoding sensor domain-containing diguanylate cyclase, which translates to MPRKSSSPAPASRPPRALKARGLALLFACSATLGAYWGVRLGLHGGLGLDPDTSSFLAGGAVALGLGPLRRMLRRPRRAKGLDPRATGWKGFAESARTAQNLPEVARLIASSLQQGMGASQAFVWLPPAGDASLHLVAGQGPYPTTLVLPEFSLREWLAEGSHTPWLVGSSADGFPSAFDQLMFQVGARACLPLTLHGELIGLATLGPKRSGTSYGPDDLKAMAEAAPVFAQAIAPYLFKAEQALHRTKLEAVSKLYLDAQKKAVTDGLTGLTTHLHFQEQLAKRFFEARRFTQPLSLMFIDIDHFKRINDTYGHPTGDEVLRAVARTVQGTARACDTVARYGGEELAVILPQTELEGAAILAERLREAILELEVQETSGPRTVRLSASIGVADLQDEDLTPGDLLERADRAVYAAKRQGRNQVICAG; encoded by the coding sequence ATGCCCCGCAAGTCCTCATCGCCTGCTCCTGCTTCTCGCCCTCCCCGCGCCCTGAAGGCGCGCGGGCTCGCGCTGCTGTTCGCTTGCAGCGCCACCCTCGGGGCCTATTGGGGGGTGCGTCTCGGGCTGCACGGGGGCCTCGGCCTCGACCCGGACACGTCGAGCTTCTTGGCGGGCGGCGCGGTCGCCCTCGGCTTGGGCCCCTTGCGCCGCATGCTGCGCCGGCCCCGCCGTGCCAAGGGCCTCGACCCGCGCGCGACCGGCTGGAAGGGCTTCGCCGAATCGGCCCGCACGGCCCAGAACCTGCCCGAGGTGGCGCGGCTCATCGCGTCGAGCCTCCAGCAGGGGATGGGCGCGAGCCAGGCGTTCGTATGGCTGCCGCCGGCTGGGGATGCCAGCCTCCACCTGGTAGCGGGGCAGGGGCCTTACCCCACGACCCTGGTGCTGCCCGAGTTCTCGCTGCGCGAGTGGCTCGCCGAAGGCTCTCACACGCCGTGGCTGGTCGGTTCGAGCGCCGACGGCTTCCCCAGCGCCTTCGACCAGCTCATGTTCCAGGTTGGCGCCCGGGCATGCCTGCCCCTCACCCTGCACGGCGAGCTGATCGGCCTGGCCACCCTCGGCCCCAAGCGCAGCGGCACCTCTTACGGTCCCGACGACCTCAAGGCCATGGCCGAGGCCGCCCCCGTCTTCGCCCAGGCGATCGCTCCCTACCTCTTCAAGGCCGAGCAGGCCCTGCACCGCACCAAGCTCGAAGCGGTCAGCAAGCTCTATCTCGACGCCCAGAAGAAGGCGGTGACCGATGGGCTCACCGGCCTGACCACCCACCTCCACTTCCAGGAGCAGCTCGCCAAGCGCTTCTTCGAGGCCCGGCGCTTCACCCAGCCGCTCAGCCTCATGTTCATCGACATCGACCACTTCAAGCGGATCAACGACACCTACGGCCATCCGACCGGCGACGAGGTGCTGCGCGCGGTGGCGCGCACGGTGCAGGGCACGGCCCGCGCCTGCGACACGGTCGCCCGCTATGGCGGCGAGGAGCTCGCGGTGATCCTGCCTCAGACCGAGCTGGAGGGGGCGGCGATCCTCGCCGAGCGGCTGCGCGAAGCCATCCTGGAGCTCGAGGTCCAGGAAACGAGCGGCCCTCGTACCGTCCGCCTGAGCGCGTCGATCGGCGTCGCGGACCTCCAGGACGAGGACCTGACGCCGGGCGATCTGTTGGAGCGGGCGGATCGGGCCGTGTACGCCGCCAAGCGCCAGGGGCGCAACCAGGTGATCTGCGCCGGTTAG
- a CDS encoding SEC-C domain-containing protein, producing the protein MHDHDHHDHSSCGHDHGHGHHHHAPQTPFIAGEKVGRNDPCTCGSGQKFKKCCMNAEAASA; encoded by the coding sequence ATGCACGACCACGACCATCACGACCACTCTTCCTGCGGCCACGACCACGGCCACGGCCATCACCACCACGCCCCTCAGACCCCGTTCATCGCGGGCGAGAAGGTGGGCCGCAACGACCCCTGCACCTGCGGCAGCGGCCAGAAGTTCAAGAAGTGCTGCATGAACGCGGAGGCTGCGAGCGCGTAG
- a CDS encoding VWD domain-containing protein, which yields MADGTITARYSEGIQPRFAEQTKPVEQIAPIEAAPVESRAAEPMTPTPVADTTTVVSSGQVSQIVLRDSTTVDVSSPTKMDDTLGNVIDFLDGLLGLFGGDEEKKDEKKTEGNPVGKLPGTGTATVINKPEEKEEPKKVEEQKKEEPKKTEEPKKEAPKQKMGKPQKFLSVADPHITTADGGKYDNKKQGDFILAKSDSGDLVVQSRQEPIKGSSGIWQTKAAVKTDGNTVQFDAASKTVTINGKNYPFEAGKDIQLPGGGHVKMSKDKFDSGVPYDRLEVFTKDGDKINMLNIQRNGSQYLDISGTVSADRDSGSVKGTVGAMDADTDSSNDMVMRDGKVTKDLDSMLEDWRVRSGESILK from the coding sequence ATGGCTGACGGCACGATCACCGCTCGGTATTCCGAGGGAATTCAGCCCAGGTTCGCCGAACAGACGAAGCCCGTCGAGCAGATCGCCCCGATCGAGGCCGCACCGGTCGAGTCCCGCGCAGCCGAGCCCATGACCCCGACGCCCGTGGCCGACACCACCACTGTCGTAAGCTCCGGCCAGGTCTCCCAGATCGTGCTGCGCGACTCCACGACGGTGGACGTCTCGTCGCCCACCAAGATGGACGATACGCTGGGCAACGTCATCGACTTCCTGGACGGTCTGCTCGGCCTCTTCGGCGGCGACGAAGAGAAGAAGGACGAAAAGAAGACCGAGGGCAACCCCGTCGGCAAGCTTCCTGGCACGGGCACCGCCACGGTCATCAACAAGCCCGAGGAGAAGGAAGAGCCCAAGAAGGTCGAAGAGCAGAAGAAAGAAGAGCCCAAGAAGACCGAGGAACCCAAGAAGGAAGCGCCCAAGCAGAAGATGGGCAAGCCCCAGAAGTTCCTCTCGGTGGCGGACCCCCACATCACGACCGCCGACGGCGGCAAGTACGACAACAAGAAGCAGGGCGACTTCATCCTCGCCAAGTCCGACAGCGGCGATTTGGTGGTTCAGTCCCGCCAGGAGCCCATCAAGGGCAGCAGCGGCATCTGGCAGACCAAGGCTGCGGTCAAGACCGACGGCAACACCGTCCAGTTCGACGCGGCGAGCAAGACCGTCACCATCAACGGCAAGAACTACCCGTTCGAGGCCGGGAAGGACATCCAGCTCCCCGGTGGCGGCCACGTCAAGATGAGCAAGGACAAGTTCGATAGCGGGGTCCCCTACGATCGACTCGAGGTCTTCACCAAGGACGGCGACAAGATCAACATGCTCAACATCCAGCGCAACGGCTCCCAGTACCTGGACATCTCGGGGACCGTCTCGGCTGATCGCGACAGCGGCAGCGTCAAGGGCACCGTGGGTGCCATGGACGCCGACACCGACAGCAGCAACGACATGGTCATGCGCGACGGGAAGGTCACCAAGGACCTGGATTCCATGCTCGAGGACTGGCGTGTTCGCTCGGGCGAGAGCATCCTCAAGTAA
- a CDS encoding 6-carboxytetrahydropterin synthase — MLITRRFKFAAAHRYYDEALSPEENQRLFGQCATRYGHGHNYVVDVSVRGTIDPKTGMIVNLKDLKAVVQERVISRYDFKHLNFDMDDFKETQPTCEAIAIRIWELLDGLIPGCELARVRVYESEDLFAEYEGEAA; from the coding sequence ATGCTCATCACCCGACGCTTCAAGTTCGCCGCCGCCCACCGCTATTACGACGAGGCCCTCAGCCCCGAGGAGAACCAGCGCCTCTTCGGCCAGTGCGCGACCCGCTACGGCCACGGCCACAACTACGTCGTCGACGTGAGCGTGCGCGGGACGATCGACCCCAAGACCGGCATGATCGTCAACCTCAAGGACCTCAAGGCCGTCGTCCAGGAGCGGGTGATCTCGCGCTACGACTTCAAGCACCTCAACTTCGACATGGACGACTTCAAGGAGACCCAGCCCACCTGCGAGGCGATCGCCATCCGGATCTGGGAGCTGCTCGACGGCTTGATCCCCGGCTGCGAGCTGGCGCGGGTGCGGGTCTACGAGAGCGAGGACCTCTTCGCCGAGTACGAAGGCGAAGCGGCATGA
- a CDS encoding 6-carboxytetrahydropterin synthase → MKRATLTRVFRFSAAHRLHSPFLDEDANRALYRDCNNPGGHGHNYVLEVTVKGTVNPRTGMLVDLPLFERIVKERVVDRLDHQFIGVREFGPEPDPDAFISTSEVVTARIWAWLDGAFPEGVTLSRVRLEETHNNFFEYRGEDAPEQGAST, encoded by the coding sequence ATGAAGCGCGCGACGCTCACGCGGGTCTTTCGCTTCTCGGCAGCACACCGCCTCCACAGTCCCTTCCTCGACGAGGATGCCAACCGCGCCCTCTACCGGGACTGCAACAATCCCGGTGGGCACGGCCACAACTACGTGCTCGAGGTGACCGTCAAGGGCACCGTGAACCCGCGGACCGGCATGCTGGTCGATCTGCCCCTCTTCGAACGCATCGTCAAGGAGCGGGTGGTGGACAGGCTCGATCACCAGTTCATCGGCGTCCGGGAGTTCGGCCCCGAGCCGGACCCCGACGCCTTCATCTCGACCTCCGAGGTGGTGACCGCGCGGATCTGGGCGTGGCTCGACGGAGCCTTCCCCGAAGGGGTGACCCTTTCACGGGTCCGGCTCGAGGAAACCCACAACAACTTCTTCGAATACCGGGGCGAGGACGCCCCCGAGCAAGGAGCCTCTACATGA
- a CDS encoding SDR family oxidoreductase, whose amino-acid sequence MIKRVVIVTGASRGIGAEIARRLAFEGYRVVLAARSAAPLKALAASLPEAIAYPLDVTDPVQVQGLVDKTMETWGRIDALVNNAGHAHVAPIEDISPDQFAHQMNVNVMGPFLCTRAVLPVMRAQHGGQLVNILSVAAKRAFPNWSAYCASKFALDGLGQALAEELKGTGIRVTAIYPGATDTPLWDGMGMSAEQRAGMVQPEDVADAVAFALRQPARTRVAEVIVEPAKGDL is encoded by the coding sequence ATGATCAAGCGCGTCGTCATCGTCACTGGGGCTAGCCGCGGCATCGGGGCCGAGATCGCCCGCCGTCTGGCTTTCGAGGGCTACCGGGTGGTGCTCGCGGCGCGCTCGGCGGCGCCCCTCAAGGCGCTCGCCGCCTCGTTGCCCGAGGCGATCGCCTACCCGCTCGATGTCACGGACCCTGTGCAGGTCCAGGGCCTCGTCGACAAGACCATGGAGACCTGGGGCCGGATCGACGCGCTCGTCAACAACGCGGGCCACGCCCACGTGGCCCCCATCGAGGACATCAGCCCCGACCAGTTCGCCCACCAGATGAACGTCAACGTCATGGGCCCCTTCTTGTGCACCCGCGCCGTGCTGCCCGTCATGCGGGCCCAGCACGGCGGGCAACTGGTCAACATCCTGTCGGTTGCGGCAAAGCGCGCCTTCCCTAACTGGAGCGCCTACTGCGCCTCCAAGTTCGCCCTGGACGGGCTGGGGCAGGCCCTGGCCGAAGAGCTGAAGGGGACCGGGATCCGCGTGACGGCTATTTACCCGGGCGCCACCGACACTCCGCTCTGGGACGGGATGGGCATGTCGGCCGAGCAGCGCGCCGGCATGGTGCAACCCGAGGACGTGGCGGACGCGGTGGCCTTTGCCTTGCGCCAGCCCGCGCGCACCCGGGTGGCCGAGGTGATCGTCGAGCCCGCGAAGGGCGACCTCTAG
- a CDS encoding dihydrolipoyl dehydrogenase has translation MTHFDAIIIGAGSAGYNAARILGANGKSVAMVDKGPLGGLCILRGCMPTKTMLRSTDVLQLIRDADELGIQVDNVRADFSAIMARQHRLVKGFQDYRIEGIHRAPNATLIQGAARFTGPDRIEVDGVTYTADRFLISTGSTPSIPEVPGLAEAGYITSDEAMSLTRLPASMVVWGGGVIALELGQFYARLGVAVTMLLRGEHVLSREDEDVQAVVEAALEADGITLLRNARPLSVVAQDGLKVMTLAQGDRTVKLEAEEILVATGRKPLLAPLDLEAAGVEAPGGSIKVDGQMRTTNPAIFAAGDCLGDFFLVHVAIQQAEVAAHNMLGKTPARTADYRLLASAIYTDPNVARVGLSEKDAAAQGREVLVGKYDFADLGKAECMGKGAMQGFVKLLADPSTGEILGASIVGPEGADLIHELIVAMEFRCTAERLMQIPHLHPTLAEIITYPAEEIAEARAERALAIG, from the coding sequence ATGACCCACTTCGACGCGATCATCATTGGCGCAGGGAGCGCGGGCTACAACGCCGCGCGGATCCTCGGGGCGAACGGCAAATCGGTCGCGATGGTCGACAAGGGTCCCCTCGGCGGTCTCTGCATCCTGCGCGGGTGCATGCCCACCAAGACCATGCTGCGCTCGACTGACGTCCTCCAGCTGATCCGCGACGCCGACGAGCTCGGGATCCAGGTCGACAACGTGCGGGCGGACTTCTCCGCCATCATGGCCCGGCAGCACCGGCTGGTGAAGGGCTTCCAGGACTACCGCATCGAGGGCATCCACCGGGCCCCCAATGCCACCCTCATCCAGGGAGCCGCCCGCTTCACCGGCCCCGACCGCATCGAGGTGGACGGCGTCACCTACACCGCCGATCGCTTCCTCATCTCCACCGGCTCGACCCCCTCGATCCCCGAGGTGCCGGGCCTCGCCGAGGCGGGCTACATCACCAGTGACGAGGCCATGAGCCTCACGCGCCTGCCCGCGAGCATGGTGGTCTGGGGCGGCGGGGTGATCGCCCTGGAGCTCGGCCAGTTCTACGCGCGGCTCGGCGTGGCCGTCACCATGCTCCTGCGCGGCGAGCACGTCCTCTCGCGCGAGGACGAAGACGTCCAGGCGGTCGTCGAGGCCGCCCTCGAAGCCGACGGCATCACCCTGCTGCGCAACGCCCGGCCCCTCTCGGTTGTGGCCCAGGACGGCCTCAAAGTCATGACCCTGGCCCAGGGCGATCGCACCGTGAAGCTCGAAGCCGAGGAGATCCTGGTGGCCACCGGCCGCAAGCCCCTCCTCGCCCCGCTCGATCTCGAAGCGGCGGGCGTCGAGGCCCCCGGCGGCTCCATCAAGGTGGACGGCCAGATGCGCACCACCAACCCCGCCATTTTCGCCGCGGGCGACTGCCTGGGCGACTTCTTCCTGGTGCACGTGGCCATCCAGCAGGCCGAAGTGGCCGCCCACAACATGCTGGGCAAGACGCCCGCGCGCACGGCGGACTACCGCCTTTTGGCGAGCGCCATCTACACCGACCCCAACGTGGCGCGGGTCGGCCTCTCCGAGAAGGACGCCGCAGCCCAGGGGCGCGAGGTGCTCGTGGGCAAGTACGACTTCGCGGATCTGGGCAAGGCCGAGTGCATGGGCAAGGGGGCGATGCAGGGCTTCGTGAAGCTGCTCGCCGATCCTTCGACCGGCGAAATCCTGGGGGCGTCGATCGTGGGCCCCGAGGGGGCGGATCTCATCCACGAATTGATCGTGGCCATGGAGTTCCGGTGCACCGCCGAGCGCCTCATGCAGATTCCCCACCTGCACCCGACCCTCGCCGAGATCATCACCTACCCGGCCGAGGAGATTGCCGAGGCGCGCGCCGAACGCGCGCTAGCGATCGGCTAG
- a CDS encoding NAD(P)/FAD-dependent oxidoreductase, with product MQRVVIVGGGFGGIYTALALEKAMRRRDDLEVTLINRTNYFLYYPLMPEVISSGVEPRHVVVPLRTLFKRIRVLEAEVRCLDEERREVLAYRDGMQERLSFDHLVLASGVEANLAAFPGVSEVAFPFKAAEDAIALHNQIVDSFEAAEFTEDPAERRALLTFVVVGGGSTGVECMGEIEAYIEGIRRYYPRLDPREVRLVLVELAPRILAEVGPELGDYAADRLRERGIELFLENSVTSCSPTQVRLANGTVIPTRTLVWTIGTTPTAFTKSLDLPKDAKGHLVTEPTLALAGHPGLWALGDAARIPDPEGKPYPPTAQHAVREAKRLASNLLASIDGKPLEPYVFHAYGTFVSIGAKQGVAVIRGRQVKGFLAWLAWRAVHFWLLPGIDRKMRVLVDWLFSRTHRKDVVQIGLRRPATQLVVTPRIAFLREGRAVPAASDAEPPLI from the coding sequence ATGCAGCGCGTCGTCATCGTCGGCGGGGGCTTCGGGGGGATCTACACGGCCCTCGCCTTGGAGAAGGCCATGCGAAGGCGGGACGATCTCGAGGTCACCCTGATCAACCGCACCAACTACTTTCTCTACTATCCGCTGATGCCCGAGGTGATCTCGAGCGGGGTCGAGCCGCGGCACGTGGTGGTGCCCCTCAGGACCCTCTTCAAGCGGATTCGGGTGCTGGAGGCCGAGGTTCGCTGCCTCGACGAGGAACGCCGCGAGGTCCTCGCCTACCGTGATGGCATGCAAGAGCGCCTCTCGTTCGACCACCTGGTGCTCGCGAGCGGGGTGGAGGCGAACCTCGCCGCCTTTCCCGGGGTGAGCGAGGTGGCCTTCCCCTTCAAGGCGGCCGAGGACGCGATCGCCCTCCACAACCAGATCGTCGACTCGTTCGAGGCGGCGGAGTTCACGGAGGATCCCGCCGAGCGCCGGGCCCTCTTGACCTTCGTGGTGGTCGGCGGCGGCTCGACCGGGGTCGAGTGCATGGGCGAGATCGAGGCCTACATCGAGGGGATCCGCCGCTACTACCCCCGGCTCGACCCGCGCGAGGTCCGGCTGGTGCTCGTCGAGCTCGCGCCGCGCATCCTCGCCGAGGTCGGCCCCGAGCTGGGGGACTACGCGGCCGATCGCCTGCGCGAGCGGGGGATCGAACTCTTCCTCGAGAACTCGGTGACTTCCTGCAGCCCCACCCAGGTGCGCCTCGCGAACGGCACGGTCATTCCGACCCGTACGCTGGTCTGGACCATCGGGACGACCCCCACCGCCTTCACCAAGTCCCTGGATCTGCCGAAGGACGCCAAGGGCCACCTCGTGACCGAGCCCACCCTCGCGCTGGCGGGTCACCCCGGGCTATGGGCCCTGGGCGACGCCGCCCGGATCCCGGATCCCGAGGGGAAGCCCTACCCGCCGACCGCCCAGCATGCGGTGCGCGAGGCCAAGCGCCTGGCGTCGAACCTGCTCGCTTCGATCGACGGCAAGCCCCTTGAGCCCTACGTCTTCCACGCCTACGGGACCTTCGTTTCGATCGGGGCCAAGCAAGGCGTTGCGGTGATCCGGGGCCGGCAGGTGAAGGGCTTCCTCGCCTGGCTCGCCTGGCGTGCGGTTCACTTCTGGCTCTTGCCCGGTATCGACCGGAAGATGAGGGTCCTGGTGGACTGGCTCTTCTCGCGCACGCATCGCAAGGACGTGGTGCAGATCGGCCTGCGCCGGCCGGCCACCCAGCTGGTGGTGACCCCGCGGATCGCCTTCTTGCGCGAGGGGCGCGCGGTGCCCGCCGCGAGCGACGCCGAGCCGCCGTTGATCTAG
- a CDS encoding TrkA family potassium uptake protein, protein MYLIIGCGRLGASLAIRLANKGHDVVILDHLRENFHLNLPRDFKGKTIAGMEIDEAILRRAGIERAQAVICVARDENTNMMAADVARLMFNVDNVIVRIDQPHLVEAYRNNGFEVISPISEATNALETSLLKGKEA, encoded by the coding sequence ATGTATCTGATCATCGGCTGTGGCCGGTTGGGCGCAAGCCTTGCCATTCGCCTGGCCAACAAGGGCCACGACGTCGTGATCCTTGACCATCTTCGCGAGAACTTCCACCTCAACCTCCCCCGTGACTTCAAGGGCAAGACGATCGCCGGCATGGAGATCGACGAAGCCATCCTGCGTCGAGCCGGCATCGAGCGTGCCCAGGCGGTCATCTGCGTGGCCCGCGACGAGAACACCAACATGATGGCCGCCGATGTGGCCCGCTTGATGTTCAACGTCGATAACGTCATCGTCCGCATCGACCAGCCCCACTTGGTGGAGGCCTACCGCAACAACGGGTTCGAGGTCATCAGCCCCATCAGCGAGGCGACCAACGCCCTCGAGACGAGCCTCTTGAAGGGCAAGGAAGCGTAA
- a CDS encoding TrkA family potassium uptake protein, translating into MFILIAGGGKIGLHLIRTLLCQGHEVALIERDQRVCAMVVEEFEEVVVLAGDATNPELLQRAEIARADVVVAVAGRDQDNYVLCKMAKDLYGVKRTLARVNDPRNAELFKRAGVDFIISVTAMVTKAIEYEIVPHDIATLFTWHGRMAMVEVVIPPTSPVVGVPIRKLDFPEGAILTAIWRDGEAMIPQGDTTLKPGDEIFAMTLQGREDQLRATLIG; encoded by the coding sequence ATGTTCATTCTCATCGCAGGCGGCGGCAAGATCGGCCTGCACCTGATCCGCACCCTCCTCTGCCAGGGGCACGAGGTGGCTCTGATCGAGCGCGACCAGCGGGTCTGCGCCATGGTCGTCGAGGAGTTCGAAGAGGTCGTCGTCCTGGCGGGTGATGCCACCAACCCCGAGTTGTTGCAGCGCGCCGAGATCGCGCGCGCCGACGTGGTGGTGGCGGTCGCGGGTCGCGACCAGGACAACTACGTTCTCTGCAAGATGGCCAAGGACCTGTACGGGGTCAAGCGCACCCTGGCGCGCGTCAACGACCCGCGCAACGCCGAGCTCTTCAAGCGTGCCGGCGTCGACTTCATCATCAGCGTCACGGCCATGGTGACCAAGGCCATCGAGTACGAGATCGTCCCGCACGACATCGCGACCCTCTTCACCTGGCACGGCCGAATGGCCATGGTCGAGGTGGTCATCCCGCCCACCAGCCCGGTGGTGGGGGTGCCCATCCGCAAGCTCGATTTCCCCGAAGGGGCCATCCTCACGGCCATCTGGCGCGACGGCGAGGCCATGATCCCGCAGGGGGACACGACCCTCAAGCCGGGCGACGAGATCTTCGCCATGACCCTTCAGGGCCGCGAAGACCAATTGCGCGCCACGCTGATCGGATAG
- a CDS encoding APC family permease, with the protein MATIQPARGGTAPLPKTHAQITWWLAAGLVGADIGTSVFYSTGILFPHVGFAAPFFILLVVGAMWLFKATYQEGTAVAPINGGAYTMLLQTVGRRSGLVVGSLTILSYLATAVVSALSGAYYLSSLWQHAPWPTWQVAAVAAIPVVFFAFLNLFGLKESTKLVFGIAAFHFLLLIVIDFWGLFVVFTQGADWSRLSQGVMHLGPHEAMLGLAAAFLGITGFETAAQIVEELEAPSWKAIQKIYLAIVLLVSFTAPISSMLCMLLLDDAQLKTYSANMLSGLAFSLGGKPLLYVLVVDACLTLFAAVNTAYAGATGLMTTMGKQGNLPPIVLHQWTKRVRAFQGYPYVALPFMAICLLMLMALPGSVNELGEVYGMAFLAVMVSYCLGVVLLRLYQPHKIARSPYLSKWVACFRGKTVPMAAVAGGSLLLFSELVLLLTAKSARDLGVQLFLIVLLVMVFYRLGQVEGRMVRLPDLRIGLGKFRDMEELPENLPVYVLCTSGATPARLVTTISYLLKIHGPDPVEIVLFHAEEKGMTHGVVSEALQRVVSQQLEDFFSERDFILSVKVLPGNLAEVLPEYKKVKRIDLVYITSGRIPARSEDMRQLLANELGLDVIRLDEASLPKGPGAWFNQWVQSFRKQKD; encoded by the coding sequence ATGGCCACGATTCAACCGGCTCGCGGCGGCACGGCGCCGCTGCCCAAGACCCATGCCCAGATCACCTGGTGGCTCGCTGCCGGCCTGGTGGGCGCGGACATCGGGACCTCGGTCTTCTACAGCACGGGCATCCTCTTCCCGCACGTGGGTTTCGCCGCTCCCTTCTTCATCCTGCTGGTCGTGGGGGCCATGTGGCTCTTCAAGGCGACCTACCAGGAGGGGACGGCGGTCGCCCCCATCAACGGCGGCGCCTACACCATGCTGCTGCAGACGGTCGGACGCCGGTCCGGCCTGGTGGTGGGCAGCCTGACCATTCTCTCGTACCTGGCGACCGCGGTGGTGAGCGCCCTGTCGGGTGCTTACTACCTCTCGTCGCTCTGGCAGCACGCCCCGTGGCCCACGTGGCAGGTGGCGGCGGTCGCCGCGATCCCGGTGGTCTTCTTCGCCTTCCTCAACCTGTTCGGCCTCAAGGAATCGACCAAGCTGGTCTTCGGCATCGCGGCCTTCCACTTCCTCTTGCTGATTGTGATCGACTTCTGGGGGTTGTTCGTCGTCTTCACCCAGGGGGCCGACTGGTCGCGCCTCAGCCAGGGGGTCATGCACCTGGGCCCCCACGAGGCCATGCTGGGCCTTGCGGCGGCGTTCCTCGGGATCACGGGCTTCGAGACGGCCGCGCAGATCGTCGAGGAGCTCGAGGCCCCCTCCTGGAAGGCCATCCAGAAGATCTACCTTGCGATCGTGCTGCTCGTGAGCTTCACGGCGCCGATCAGCTCCATGCTGTGCATGCTGCTGCTGGATGACGCGCAGCTCAAGACCTACAGTGCCAACATGCTCTCGGGCCTCGCCTTCTCCTTGGGCGGCAAGCCCCTGCTCTACGTGCTGGTCGTGGATGCCTGCCTGACGCTCTTCGCGGCGGTCAACACCGCTTACGCGGGCGCCACGGGTCTGATGACCACCATGGGCAAGCAGGGCAACCTGCCCCCCATCGTCCTGCACCAGTGGACCAAGCGGGTTCGGGCCTTCCAGGGCTACCCCTACGTGGCCCTGCCCTTCATGGCCATCTGCCTTCTGATGCTCATGGCCCTGCCCGGCAGCGTGAACGAGCTGGGCGAGGTCTACGGCATGGCCTTCCTCGCCGTCATGGTGAGCTACTGCCTGGGCGTGGTGCTGCTACGCCTCTACCAGCCGCACAAGATCGCGCGATCGCCCTACCTCTCCAAGTGGGTGGCCTGCTTCAGGGGCAAGACGGTCCCCATGGCCGCGGTGGCGGGCGGGAGCCTGCTGCTCTTCTCCGAGCTGGTGCTGCTCTTGACGGCCAAGAGCGCCCGGGACCTGGGGGTGCAGCTCTTCCTGATCGTCTTGCTGGTGATGGTCTTCTACCGCCTGGGCCAGGTGGAGGGGCGTATGGTGCGCTTGCCCGACCTGCGCATCGGCCTCGGCAAGTTCCGCGACATGGAAGAGCTGCCCGAGAACCTGCCGGTCTACGTCCTGTGCACTTCGGGGGCGACCCCGGCGCGGCTGGTGACGACCATCAGCTACCTGCTCAAGATCCACGGCCCCGACCCGGTCGAGATCGTGCTCTTCCACGCCGAGGAGAAGGGCATGACCCACGGGGTGGTCTCGGAGGCGCTGCAGCGCGTGGTCTCCCAGCAGCTCGAGGACTTCTTCTCCGAGCGGGACTTCATCCTGTCGGTCAAGGTCCTGCCCGGTAACCTGGCCGAGGTCCTGCCCGAGTACAAGAAGGTCAAGCGGATCGACCTGGTCTACATCACCAGCGGCCGGATCCCCGCCCGCAGCGAGGACATGCGCCAGCTCTTGGCCAACGAGCTCGGCCTCGACGTGATCCGGCTCGACGAAGCGAGCCTGCCCAAGGGGCCGGGCGCCTGGTTCAACCAGTGGGTCCAGAGCTTCCGAAAGCAGAAGGATTGA